A single Triticum dicoccoides isolate Atlit2015 ecotype Zavitan chromosome 2A, WEW_v2.0, whole genome shotgun sequence DNA region contains:
- the LOC119356511 gene encoding uncharacterized protein LOC119356511 isoform X2 has product MAAGDVATVFLEMSLGTRLAVSFPAASTTVADLKRRVSHEHAACFPNYGQIAVQSVKVDQGGSWFHLADSMAVRDAFQFHGANETWHLQVDALPHAQHLDQGLATEGHSKDSSAAHSEPSCEMLADQVKIEVGADSEPSCEMLTDQLKVEVGAEEPLVAKGKGSSNGGDPKGSKEAEATSTEQGACERKRLRPRTRVGKTPVTKRANSSGSSESEEMDINTVGVYAPPSQFVVMLKECHFVTKNGQYLNVPREFSLAHGYAERKKVLLRMGGESWTVNLKNVHNVRRKARTSFRYGWHQFCVDNHLRVGETCFFRALGQGGGDRHVLKVEVRRLDGSYTS; this is encoded by the exons ATGGCCGCCGGCGACGTCGCCACCGTCTTCCTGGAGATGAGCCTCGGCACCCGCCTCGCCGTCTCATTCCCCGCCGCATCCACCACCGTCGCCGACCTCAAGC GCAGAGTGAGTCATGAGCACGCCGCATGTTTCCCCAACTATGGCCAGATCGCCGTCCAATCCGTCAAG GTCGACCAGGGAGGCTCGTGGTTCCACCTCGCCGACTCCATGGCCGTCCGGGATGCGTTCCAGTTCCACGGGGCCAACGAAACCTGGCACCTCCAAGTAGATGCTCTGCCTCACGCTCAGCATCTCGACCAAGGATTGGCCACCGAGGGACACTCCAAGGATTCCTCTGCTGCTCACTCTGAACCAAGCTGTGAGATGCTGGCTGACCAGGTTAAAATTGAAGTTGGAGCGGACTCTGAACCAAGCTGTGAAATGCTGACTGATCAGCTTAAAGTTGAAGTTGGAGCGGAGGAGCCATTGGTAGCCAAGGGCAAAGGAAGCAGCAACGGGGGTGATCCAAAGGGATCGAAGGAAGCAGAGGCCACATCAACAGAACAGGGGGCATGTGAGAGGAAAAGGCTGCGGCCAAGGACCAGAGTTGGCAAAACACCGGTCACTAAGCGGGCGAACAGCAGCGGCAGTTCGGAGTCGGAGGAGATGGACATCAACACCGTCGGCGTCTACGCGCCGCCGTCGCAGTTCGTCGTCATGCTCAAGGAATGCCACTTTGTCACCAAGAACGGGCAGTACCTG AACGTGCCGCGGGAGTTCAGCCTGGCGCATGggtacgcggagaggaagaaggtgCTGCTGCGGATGGGGGGCGAGTCGTGGACGGTGAACCTGAAGAACGTCCACAATGTGCGTCGCAAGGCCCGCACGTCGTTCCGGTACGGGTGGCACCAGTTCTGCGTCGACAACCACCTCCGCGTCGGCGAGACCTGCTTCTTCCGAGCGCTCGGCCAAGGCGGCGGCGACCGCCATGTGCTCAAGGTGGAGGTGCGCAGGCTAGATGGCAGCTACACCAGCTGA
- the LOC119356511 gene encoding uncharacterized protein LOC119356511 isoform X1, with amino-acid sequence MAAGDVATVFLEMSLGTRLAVSFPAASTTVADLKRRVSHEHAACFPNYGQIAVQSVKVDQGGSWFHLADSMAVRDAFQFHGANETWHLQVDALPHAQHLDQGLATEGHSKDSSAAHSEPSCEMLADQVKIEVGADSEPSCEMLTDQLKVEVGAEEPLVAKGKGSSNGGDPKGSKEAEATSTEQGACERKRLRPRTRVGKTPVTKRANSSGSSESEEMDINTVGVYAPPSQFVVMLKECHFVTKNGQYLVGESLRALLNVPREFSLAHGYAERKKVLLRMGGESWTVNLKNVHNVRRKARTSFRYGWHQFCVDNHLRVGETCFFRALGQGGGDRHVLKVEVRRLDGSYTS; translated from the exons ATGGCCGCCGGCGACGTCGCCACCGTCTTCCTGGAGATGAGCCTCGGCACCCGCCTCGCCGTCTCATTCCCCGCCGCATCCACCACCGTCGCCGACCTCAAGC GCAGAGTGAGTCATGAGCACGCCGCATGTTTCCCCAACTATGGCCAGATCGCCGTCCAATCCGTCAAG GTCGACCAGGGAGGCTCGTGGTTCCACCTCGCCGACTCCATGGCCGTCCGGGATGCGTTCCAGTTCCACGGGGCCAACGAAACCTGGCACCTCCAAGTAGATGCTCTGCCTCACGCTCAGCATCTCGACCAAGGATTGGCCACCGAGGGACACTCCAAGGATTCCTCTGCTGCTCACTCTGAACCAAGCTGTGAGATGCTGGCTGACCAGGTTAAAATTGAAGTTGGAGCGGACTCTGAACCAAGCTGTGAAATGCTGACTGATCAGCTTAAAGTTGAAGTTGGAGCGGAGGAGCCATTGGTAGCCAAGGGCAAAGGAAGCAGCAACGGGGGTGATCCAAAGGGATCGAAGGAAGCAGAGGCCACATCAACAGAACAGGGGGCATGTGAGAGGAAAAGGCTGCGGCCAAGGACCAGAGTTGGCAAAACACCGGTCACTAAGCGGGCGAACAGCAGCGGCAGTTCGGAGTCGGAGGAGATGGACATCAACACCGTCGGCGTCTACGCGCCGCCGTCGCAGTTCGTCGTCATGCTCAAGGAATGCCACTTTGTCACCAAGAACGGGCAGTACCTGGTGGGAGAGTCccttagagcattacta AACGTGCCGCGGGAGTTCAGCCTGGCGCATGggtacgcggagaggaagaaggtgCTGCTGCGGATGGGGGGCGAGTCGTGGACGGTGAACCTGAAGAACGTCCACAATGTGCGTCGCAAGGCCCGCACGTCGTTCCGGTACGGGTGGCACCAGTTCTGCGTCGACAACCACCTCCGCGTCGGCGAGACCTGCTTCTTCCGAGCGCTCGGCCAAGGCGGCGGCGACCGCCATGTGCTCAAGGTGGAGGTGCGCAGGCTAGATGGCAGCTACACCAGCTGA